A stretch of the Sulfurimonas sp. HSL3-1 genome encodes the following:
- the pyrH gene encoding UMP kinase, translating to MGQKRVLVKFSGEALAGEAGHGIDTQILNYISQEIKSLVDAGIQVGLVIGGGNIIRGVTAAKDGIIRRTAGDYMGMLATVINAVAMQEACEHAGLKVRVQTAIKMEQIAEPYIQRRAVRHLEKGRVVIFAAGTGNPFFTTDTAATLRAVEIGADVIIKATKVDGVYDRDPNKFADAVKLDVLSYDQALHDHIKVMDDTSIALAKDNKLPIIVCDMFKSGNLLEIIGGDYTNCSIVQQ from the coding sequence ATGGGTCAAAAACGGGTGTTGGTTAAGTTTTCAGGTGAAGCACTGGCCGGTGAAGCCGGTCACGGGATCGACACCCAGATCCTCAACTACATCTCCCAGGAGATCAAGAGCCTCGTCGACGCGGGTATCCAGGTCGGTCTCGTTATCGGCGGCGGCAATATCATCCGCGGTGTGACGGCGGCCAAGGACGGGATCATCCGCCGTACTGCCGGGGACTATATGGGCATGCTTGCGACGGTGATCAATGCCGTGGCGATGCAGGAGGCGTGCGAACACGCCGGACTGAAAGTGCGGGTGCAGACGGCGATCAAAATGGAACAGATCGCCGAGCCCTACATCCAGCGCCGCGCCGTCCGTCATCTGGAAAAGGGACGCGTCGTCATCTTCGCGGCGGGCACGGGGAACCCGTTCTTTACGACCGATACCGCCGCAACGCTGCGGGCGGTTGAAATCGGAGCGGACGTCATCATCAAGGCGACGAAGGTCGACGGCGTTTACGACCGCGACCCGAACAAATTCGCCGACGCCGTTAAACTGGATGTCCTTTCGTACGACCAGGCGCTGCACGACCACATCAAGGTCATGGACGATACGTCCATCGCGCTGGCCAAGGACAACAAACTGCCGATTATCGTCTGCGACATGTTCAAGTCGGGGAACCTGCTTGAGATTATCGGCGGCGATTACACCAACTGCTCCATCGTACAGCAGTAA
- a CDS encoding dihydroorotate dehydrogenase-like protein, with protein MQMSIEYLGLTLKSPLIVSASPMSQHTDRCRALEDHGAAAIVMHSLFEEQINAELHEVDHMLFHGRDAFSEALSFFPEGAFENYEMENYLGRLRALKTALDIPVIASLNGVSTGGWTTYAKMLEDAGADALELNLYYPANRAWTSAEQIEAHYLEAIASVRRETTLPFAVKLAPAFTALPHFLKAAEEAGATAAVLFNRFYQSDIDLEALEWTRTLSKSSPADFAAALRAVAVCYGQSALQFCAGGGVTEGNDIVKAVMAGANTVAAATVFHERGEAHAAVMLAAAERWMTEHEYESFDQMRGAISYAKAPNPSALERANYVDLLRHGDELWF; from the coding sequence ATGCAAATGAGTATCGAATACCTCGGACTGACCCTCAAAAGCCCCTTGATCGTTTCGGCGTCGCCGATGAGCCAGCATACCGACCGCTGCCGCGCTCTGGAAGACCACGGCGCGGCGGCGATCGTGATGCATTCGCTTTTCGAAGAGCAGATCAACGCGGAGCTGCACGAGGTCGACCATATGCTCTTTCACGGCAGGGATGCCTTCTCCGAAGCGCTGAGTTTCTTCCCGGAGGGGGCGTTCGAGAATTACGAGATGGAAAACTACCTGGGGCGGCTCCGCGCCCTGAAAACGGCCCTGGATATCCCCGTGATCGCGAGCCTCAACGGGGTCAGTACCGGCGGATGGACGACCTACGCCAAGATGCTCGAAGACGCCGGCGCGGATGCGCTGGAGTTGAACCTCTACTACCCGGCGAACAGGGCATGGACCTCCGCGGAACAGATCGAGGCGCACTACCTTGAGGCGATCGCCTCCGTCCGGCGGGAGACGACCCTGCCGTTCGCTGTCAAGCTGGCCCCTGCGTTTACCGCGCTGCCCCATTTCCTTAAGGCGGCGGAGGAGGCGGGGGCGACGGCCGCCGTGCTCTTCAACCGCTTCTACCAGAGCGATATCGACCTGGAGGCGCTGGAGTGGACGCGCACACTCTCCAAAAGCTCCCCGGCCGATTTCGCCGCGGCCCTGCGCGCCGTCGCCGTCTGTTACGGCCAGAGCGCCTTGCAGTTTTGCGCCGGGGGCGGGGTGACCGAAGGGAACGATATCGTCAAGGCCGTCATGGCCGGAGCGAATACGGTGGCGGCCGCGACGGTCTTCCATGAACGGGGGGAGGCCCACGCCGCCGTGATGCTGGCGGCCGCGGAACGCTGGATGACGGAGCATGAGTACGAATCGTTCGACCAGATGCGCGGCGCCATCAGCTACGCCAAGGCTCCCAATCCTTCGGCCCTGGAGCGGGCCAATTACGTCGATCTGCTGCGCCACGGCGACGAATTGTGGTTTTAA
- a CDS encoding RelA/SpoT family protein, whose product MANNFDINQIRAIRDIESATALLHENIPFDEQIEDALLFSKDAHAHQTRKSGEPYVVHPILVAALVASITGDRAMVIAALLHDVVEDTPNTIEAVELRYGSDVAHLVHGLTKIDLIRDKELIPSHSDEKLVVSALTFRKMLLASIKDIRVLVVKLCDRLHNMLTLDSLPPAKQRRIAEETLVVYAPIAHRLGISYIKNFLEDLSFSYVFAEEKKRIDDYLKVNYHDIELRLNGFRQKIAKLMERQGIIPGSYEILSRIKHDYSIYLKMQRKGISIDEVLDLLAIRVLVNDPTQCYSVLGLVHLHFQPLTSRFKDYIAIPKENGYQTLHTTVFDDTSIIEVQIRTFEMHKTAELGVAAHWKYKSGGNNINLDWLQNLQYQEESIEDFYELAKTDLYSEDISVFSPKGKPYTLPRGATALDFAYAVHTEIGDRAESCLVNKESKSLLAELHNGDIVRIMTAEEKLLRCSWMDAVKTSRAKQHIRINCRHRIRDIDSRSGLLIMRGVMQLNVTRIREWMREHNRLQNAWMIARDVDYLREVLHHYLKDLRSHKKFGAFLASHRFKLKLYRFGSIELFSNHTISDVVFDFCCHPKAGDEIVGFVSNGKAHIHHKMCQHAATLIEDEEPMLFVRWKQESIFHYHMIVSMHNAKGALADFLTFLAKLGAEIVSIELGKERQEHQQLCELEFQSSEADINRLRAKIEQKIHIIQFIRTDDAYRSV is encoded by the coding sequence ATGGCAAACAATTTTGATATCAACCAGATCCGCGCCATCCGGGATATTGAAAGTGCGACAGCCCTGCTGCACGAAAATATCCCCTTCGATGAACAGATCGAGGATGCACTGCTCTTCTCCAAAGATGCCCATGCGCACCAGACGCGCAAAAGCGGCGAACCCTACGTTGTCCACCCGATCCTCGTTGCCGCGCTGGTGGCCTCCATTACCGGCGACCGGGCCATGGTCATCGCCGCGCTGCTGCATGACGTCGTCGAGGATACGCCCAACACCATCGAAGCGGTGGAACTGCGCTACGGTTCCGACGTTGCCCACCTGGTGCACGGCCTGACCAAGATCGACCTGATCCGTGACAAGGAGCTCATTCCCTCCCACTCGGACGAGAAGCTTGTCGTTTCGGCGCTGACGTTTAGAAAGATGCTGCTCGCTTCCATCAAGGATATCCGTGTCCTGGTCGTCAAGCTTTGTGACCGGCTGCACAACATGCTGACCCTCGACTCGCTGCCGCCGGCCAAACAGCGCCGCATCGCCGAGGAGACGCTCGTCGTCTACGCCCCTATTGCCCACCGCCTCGGTATCTCCTATATCAAGAACTTCCTCGAAGACCTGAGCTTTTCCTACGTGTTCGCGGAGGAGAAGAAGCGCATCGACGATTATCTGAAGGTGAACTACCACGACATCGAGCTGCGCCTCAACGGTTTCCGACAGAAGATCGCGAAGCTGATGGAGCGTCAGGGGATTATTCCGGGCAGTTACGAGATCCTCAGCCGGATCAAACACGACTACTCCATCTACCTCAAGATGCAGCGCAAGGGGATCAGCATCGACGAGGTGCTGGACCTGCTGGCGATCAGGGTGCTCGTCAACGACCCGACACAGTGCTACAGCGTCCTCGGGCTCGTGCATCTGCATTTCCAGCCGCTCACGTCGCGCTTCAAAGACTACATCGCGATCCCGAAAGAGAACGGCTACCAGACCCTGCATACGACGGTCTTCGACGACACCTCCATCATCGAGGTGCAGATCCGTACCTTCGAGATGCATAAAACGGCGGAGCTGGGGGTCGCGGCGCATTGGAAGTACAAGAGCGGCGGCAACAATATCAACCTCGACTGGCTGCAGAACCTGCAGTACCAGGAGGAGTCGATCGAGGACTTCTACGAACTGGCCAAGACCGATCTTTACAGCGAAGATATCAGCGTCTTCTCTCCCAAAGGCAAACCCTATACTCTCCCGCGCGGGGCAACGGCGCTGGATTTCGCCTACGCCGTCCATACGGAAATAGGCGATCGGGCGGAGTCGTGCCTGGTAAACAAGGAGAGCAAGAGCCTGCTGGCCGAGCTGCATAACGGCGATATCGTCCGGATCATGACCGCAGAGGAGAAGCTGCTGCGCTGCAGCTGGATGGATGCCGTCAAGACCTCCCGGGCGAAACAGCATATCCGCATCAACTGCCGCCACCGCATCCGCGACATCGACAGCCGGAGCGGTCTGCTGATCATGCGCGGCGTCATGCAGCTCAACGTGACCCGCATCCGGGAGTGGATGCGCGAACACAACCGTCTGCAGAATGCCTGGATGATCGCCCGGGACGTGGACTACCTCAGAGAGGTGCTGCACCACTACCTCAAAGATCTGCGCTCGCACAAGAAGTTCGGCGCCTTCCTGGCGTCGCACCGCTTCAAGCTCAAACTCTACCGTTTCGGCTCGATCGAGCTCTTCTCGAACCACACGATCTCGGACGTCGTTTTCGATTTCTGCTGCCACCCCAAAGCCGGGGACGAGATCGTCGGTTTCGTCAGCAACGGCAAGGCGCATATCCACCACAAGATGTGCCAGCATGCCGCGACGCTGATCGAGGATGAGGAGCCGATGCTCTTTGTGCGCTGGAAGCAGGAGAGTATCTTCCATTACCACATGATCGTCAGCATGCACAACGCCAAGGGAGCCCTGGCGGATTTCCTCACGTTCCTGGCAAAGCTGGGGGCGGAAATCGTCAGCATCGAACTGGGCAAGGAACGCCAGGAACACCAGCAGCTGTGCGAGCTGGAGTTCCAGAGTTCGGAAGCGGATATTAACCGCCTCCGCGCTAAAATTGAACAAAAAATTCATATCATACAGTTTATTCGAACGGACGACGCGTATCGCTCCGTGTGA
- a CDS encoding N-acetylmuramoyl-L-alanine amidase: MTLKRLRAIVTALTLTASTLSGMNLSQAETALQSNKQSEIFQAYDTFKSAYMDATVEGDAAKKRRALEGIVASGNKLHIDVSDYRNKLKTLPAPTTDVKPAPATEPEPVAKPEPASKSRVKAPSIKGQNRLDEVEWDSGNLVFHFEKPLSNRDVNFFKLKKSGKHGYRYVLDIHAVLDRSHTLTHRDLKRISLTQYKPHTIRLVLESSQALPVRFAKHEKTLTVRAGLSGVTSPKRVPALSPVQARNKERVIVIDPGHGGKDGGAVGHNRYKEKEIVLSLAVKTASRLRERGYTVYMTRSKDKFIKLRNRTGYANKKRADLFISLHANAVPKSKARKAYGIETYFLSPSRSKRATNAAALENKAEVEDMDFYGKSTFLNVLNSEKIVASHKLAIDLQSSVLSSLRARYKEVKDAGVREGPFWVLVGAQMPAVLVEIGFITHPKEAVRIHSNTYQDYFARGLAEGVERYFAKNR, from the coding sequence ATGACGTTGAAGCGGCTCCGCGCAATCGTCACGGCTCTTACGCTGACCGCGTCTACCCTCAGTGGGATGAACCTCTCCCAGGCGGAGACGGCGCTTCAATCCAATAAACAATCCGAAATTTTCCAGGCATACGATACGTTCAAGTCCGCCTATATGGACGCAACGGTCGAAGGGGACGCCGCCAAGAAACGGCGTGCGCTGGAGGGGATTGTTGCCAGCGGAAACAAACTGCATATCGACGTCAGCGACTACCGCAACAAGCTCAAAACACTGCCGGCGCCGACAACGGACGTCAAACCGGCCCCGGCCACGGAGCCGGAACCGGTCGCAAAGCCGGAACCGGCTTCGAAAAGCAGAGTGAAAGCACCGAGTATAAAGGGGCAGAACCGCCTTGACGAGGTCGAATGGGACAGCGGCAATCTCGTGTTCCATTTTGAGAAACCGCTCTCGAACAGGGATGTCAACTTCTTCAAACTGAAAAAAAGCGGCAAGCACGGCTACCGATACGTTCTCGACATTCACGCGGTACTGGACAGGTCCCACACGCTGACCCACCGCGATCTCAAGCGCATCAGCCTCACCCAGTACAAACCGCACACGATCCGTCTGGTCCTTGAAAGTTCCCAGGCGCTGCCGGTACGCTTTGCCAAGCATGAGAAGACATTGACCGTACGCGCCGGGCTCTCCGGGGTGACCTCGCCGAAGCGCGTGCCGGCGCTGAGCCCGGTCCAGGCTCGCAACAAGGAGCGGGTGATCGTGATCGACCCGGGGCACGGGGGCAAAGACGGCGGGGCCGTCGGACACAACCGATACAAGGAAAAAGAGATCGTCCTCTCCCTGGCGGTGAAGACGGCCTCACGCTTGCGCGAACGCGGGTATACGGTCTACATGACCCGCAGCAAGGACAAGTTCATCAAACTGCGCAACCGCACGGGCTACGCCAACAAGAAGCGGGCGGACCTCTTCATCTCCCTGCACGCCAACGCAGTACCCAAAAGCAAGGCGCGAAAAGCGTACGGCATCGAGACCTACTTTCTCTCCCCGTCGCGTTCAAAGCGGGCGACGAACGCCGCGGCCCTGGAGAACAAGGCGGAAGTAGAGGATATGGATTTCTACGGGAAGAGCACTTTCCTGAACGTCCTCAATTCCGAGAAGATCGTTGCGTCGCACAAATTGGCCATAGACCTGCAGTCGAGTGTGCTCTCTTCGCTGCGGGCTCGCTACAAAGAGGTGAAGGATGCCGGCGTGAGAGAGGGGCCTTTCTGGGTCCTGGTCGGTGCGCAGATGCCGGCGGTCCTCGTCGAAATAGGCTTTATCACCCACCCCAAAGAGGCGGTGCGGATTCACAGCAATACGTATCAGGATTATTTTGCCAGGGGCCTGGCGGAGGGTGTGGAGCGCTATTTCGCGAAGAACCGCTAG
- the tyrS gene encoding tyrosine--tRNA ligase → MTVTEALAEIRRGTAEIIDEERIETLVKAALDEGKTFSVKAGFDPTAPDLHLGHTVLLNKLAAFQRIGGRVQFIIGDFTAQIGDPTGKSETRKKLLPEQIAENAKSYKEQVFKILDPEKTEVLFNADWINPIGAAGMLELTTLMNVARMLERDDFEKRYKSGTPISISEFIYPLLQGFDSVHLDSDIEIGGTDQKFNLLMGRHLQRAYEKGKEQAVLMMPILEGLDGVQKMSKSLNNYIGVAEAPGEMFGKMLSISDDLMWRYYELLSHKSLAEIAQLKADVAEGKAHPKKVKEALAMEIVERFHSATDAEAAKAEFDRVHAKSELPSDMPEFTLDGPVWIAKALQDCGLEPSTSQARRDLKQGAVKMDQQKVDDEQLQLEAGEYILQVGKRKFARVKVK, encoded by the coding sequence ATGACAGTAACAGAAGCATTGGCTGAGATCCGCCGCGGAACGGCGGAGATTATCGACGAGGAGCGTATCGAGACGCTGGTAAAAGCGGCCCTGGACGAGGGAAAAACCTTCAGCGTCAAGGCGGGTTTCGACCCGACGGCGCCGGACCTGCACCTGGGGCATACGGTGCTGCTCAACAAGCTGGCCGCTTTCCAGCGCATCGGCGGACGCGTCCAGTTCATCATCGGCGACTTTACGGCGCAGATCGGGGACCCGACGGGCAAGAGCGAGACACGCAAAAAACTGCTCCCGGAGCAGATCGCCGAAAATGCCAAGAGCTACAAGGAGCAGGTCTTCAAGATCCTTGACCCTGAAAAGACGGAGGTCCTTTTCAACGCCGACTGGATCAACCCCATCGGCGCGGCGGGGATGCTGGAACTCACCACCCTGATGAACGTCGCGCGGATGCTTGAGCGCGACGATTTCGAAAAGCGCTACAAGAGCGGTACGCCCATCTCCATCAGCGAGTTCATCTACCCGCTGCTTCAGGGCTTCGACAGCGTCCACCTCGACAGCGATATCGAGATCGGGGGGACGGACCAGAAGTTCAACCTCCTGATGGGGCGCCACCTGCAGCGAGCCTACGAGAAGGGCAAAGAGCAGGCGGTGCTGATGATGCCGATCCTCGAAGGCCTCGACGGCGTTCAGAAGATGAGCAAGAGCCTTAACAACTATATCGGCGTCGCCGAAGCCCCGGGGGAGATGTTCGGCAAGATGCTGAGCATCTCGGACGACCTGATGTGGCGCTACTACGAACTGCTCAGCCACAAGAGCCTTGCCGAGATCGCGCAGCTCAAGGCTGACGTCGCAGAGGGCAAAGCCCACCCGAAAAAGGTCAAAGAAGCACTGGCGATGGAAATCGTCGAACGCTTTCACAGCGCAACGGATGCCGAGGCGGCGAAGGCGGAGTTCGACCGGGTCCACGCCAAGAGCGAACTCCCCAGCGATATGCCCGAATTTACGCTTGACGGACCGGTCTGGATCGCCAAAGCCTTACAGGATTGCGGGCTTGAACCCTCAACATCGCAGGCCCGGCGCGACCTTAAGCAAGGAGCCGTTAAAATGGACCAGCAAAAAGTGGATGACGAACAGCTTCAGCTCGAAGCCGGGGAGTACATCCTGCAGGTGGGCAAGCGCAAGTTTGCACGCGTAAAGGTGAAATAG
- a CDS encoding DNA-directed RNA polymerase subunit omega produces the protein MTTMRLEEITAKALNTAGIDRYQLAIAVAQRAKELENGAQSKLNLDLKTTKSTDLALMEIAEGLVLIKGFKQKA, from the coding sequence ATGACAACTATGCGTCTTGAAGAGATCACTGCCAAAGCCCTCAACACTGCCGGCATCGACCGCTATCAGCTCGCGATTGCCGTTGCACAGCGTGCGAAAGAGCTCGAGAACGGTGCCCAGAGCAAGCTCAACCTTGACCTGAAGACGACCAAGTCGACAGACCTCGCACTGATGGAAATCGCGGAAGGCCTCGTGCTCATCAAGGGCTTCAAGCAGAAAGCCTAA
- a CDS encoding nitronate monooxygenase, translated as MSFEPLKIGKYTIDKPIVQGGMGVGISWDRLAGTVSKEGGLGVISAVGTGYYEQKEHAHKLVSGRPLDVENFYSKEGLTAIINNARKICGDAPLAANILYAINDYGRVVRDACEAGIDIIITGAGLPTNMPEFTEGYPDVALVPIVSSPKALKIICKRWEKRYNRLPDAVILEGPKSGGHQGFTYEQCSMEEHQLENLVAPVVEEAASWGDIPVIAAGGIWDKKDIEEMMALGAKGVQMGTRFIGTYECDAHPNFKKVLLEAKEEDIHLMKSPVGYPARGVRTNLSSLVETRTGPAIKCISNCVAPCERGVEAKAVGFCIADRLSDAYEGNTELGLFFSGTNGYRITELISVADLMKKLTEGE; from the coding sequence ATGAGTTTCGAACCGCTGAAAATCGGCAAATACACCATTGATAAACCGATCGTTCAGGGCGGTATGGGCGTCGGCATCAGCTGGGACCGTCTGGCCGGCACCGTCTCCAAAGAGGGCGGCCTCGGCGTTATCAGCGCCGTCGGGACCGGGTATTACGAGCAGAAAGAGCATGCGCACAAACTCGTCTCCGGACGCCCGCTGGATGTGGAGAACTTCTACTCCAAAGAGGGACTCACGGCTATCATCAACAATGCACGCAAGATCTGCGGCGATGCCCCCCTGGCTGCCAATATCCTCTACGCCATCAACGACTACGGCCGTGTCGTACGGGACGCCTGCGAAGCGGGAATCGACATCATCATCACGGGAGCGGGGCTGCCGACGAATATGCCCGAGTTCACCGAAGGGTACCCCGATGTCGCCCTCGTGCCGATCGTCTCCTCGCCGAAGGCGCTCAAGATCATCTGTAAGCGCTGGGAGAAGCGTTACAACCGCCTCCCCGACGCCGTGATCCTGGAAGGACCCAAGAGCGGCGGCCACCAGGGCTTTACCTATGAACAGTGTTCCATGGAGGAGCACCAGCTCGAGAATCTGGTCGCTCCGGTCGTCGAAGAGGCGGCCAGCTGGGGCGATATCCCCGTCATTGCCGCCGGCGGTATCTGGGACAAAAAGGACATCGAGGAGATGATGGCGCTCGGTGCCAAAGGAGTACAGATGGGAACCCGGTTTATCGGGACCTACGAGTGCGACGCCCACCCGAACTTCAAGAAGGTCCTGCTCGAAGCAAAAGAGGAGGATATTCACCTCATGAAGTCCCCGGTCGGCTACCCGGCCAGAGGCGTGCGCACGAACCTGAGCAGCCTGGTCGAAACCCGCACGGGGCCTGCGATCAAGTGTATCTCTAACTGTGTCGCCCCCTGCGAGCGCGGGGTCGAGGCGAAAGCGGTCGGTTTCTGCATCGCCGACCGCCTCAGCGACGCGTATGAGGGGAACACGGAGCTGGGCCTCTTCTTCTCCGGTACAAACGGCTACCGGATCACCGAACTCATCAGTGTCGCCGACCTGATGAAAAAGCTTACCGAAGGCGAATAG